A single region of the Synechococcus sp. HK05 genome encodes:
- a CDS encoding secondary thiamine-phosphate synthase enzyme YjbQ, producing MRQLLSELSVQTKGEGFTNITAAINALIAQSKMRQGICQIFVKHTSCSLTVNENADPRVLRDLTTYLRALVPQEGVRPISGEGGLQRYAHDDEGPDDMPAHIRTALTTTSLGLSFDRGRLVLGTWQAVYLWEHRAHAHQRQLSLHLIGE from the coding sequence ATGAGGCAATTACTGTCCGAGCTGTCAGTTCAGACCAAGGGCGAGGGGTTCACGAACATCACCGCTGCGATCAATGCTCTGATCGCTCAAAGCAAGATGCGGCAGGGCATTTGCCAGATCTTCGTTAAACACACCAGCTGCTCGCTCACGGTGAACGAGAACGCTGATCCGCGGGTGTTGCGCGATCTCACCACCTATCTCAGAGCCCTGGTGCCCCAGGAGGGGGTGCGCCCCATCAGCGGCGAGGGAGGCCTGCAGCGCTATGCCCATGACGATGAAGGCCCTGACGACATGCCGGCCCACATCCGCACGGCGCTCACCACCACGAGCCTGGGCCTCTCGTTTGACCGGGGGCGTCTGGTGCTGGGCACCTGGCAGGCGGTGTATCTGTGGGAGCACCGGGCCCACGCCCACCAGCGCCAGCTCAGCCTGCATCTGATCGGCGAATGA
- a CDS encoding cupin domain-containing protein, producing the protein MATPISVVHNPSADQLRQLGVADWPIWSCGVSTFPWTYDAQETCLLLEGDVTVTPDGDEPVRFGAGDLVTFAAGLSCSWDVHVPVRKHYRFG; encoded by the coding sequence ATGGCCACTCCCATCAGCGTCGTCCACAACCCCTCAGCTGATCAGCTCCGGCAGCTGGGCGTAGCGGATTGGCCGATCTGGAGCTGCGGGGTGAGCACGTTTCCTTGGACCTACGACGCGCAGGAAACCTGCCTGCTGCTGGAGGGTGACGTGACCGTTACACCGGATGGCGATGAACCTGTGCGTTTCGGTGCCGGTGATTTGGTGACCTTCGCCGCTGGGCTGAGCTGCAGCTGGGATGTGCACGTCCCCGTGCGCAAGCACTACCGCTTCGGGTGA
- a CDS encoding 4a-hydroxytetrahydrobiopterin dehydratase has translation MAAVPLTADQIAALPQQCPNWSLVGGKLRRELRFADFVEAFGFMARVALIAEAMGHHPEWSNVWNRVTIELTTHDTGGLSDLDLQLAQRIDDLAG, from the coding sequence ATGGCTGCTGTTCCTCTCACTGCTGATCAGATTGCGGCCTTGCCCCAGCAATGTCCGAACTGGAGCCTGGTGGGCGGGAAGCTGCGGCGTGAACTGCGGTTTGCCGATTTTGTGGAGGCGTTCGGCTTCATGGCCAGGGTGGCGCTGATCGCGGAGGCGATGGGCCACCACCCCGAATGGAGCAACGTGTGGAACCGGGTCACGATCGAGCTCACCACCCACGACACGGGTGGCCTCTCCGATCTCGACCTGCAACTGGCGCAGCGGATTGATGACCTCGCCGGCTGA